One window of the Arthrobacter sp. D5-1 genome contains the following:
- a CDS encoding Ig-like domain-containing protein: MGVLRNARLPACVGWPGSRWGAAEHQRNFGAVRNFFGKLGLTRRQDKKFIAGTAATAAGALLITGAVLYPGFKTTEVDLNDGGVWVVSKTKNAVGRLNYPSRVLDGAVTPATTTFDVLQHDGNVFVDDESGSTINQVSAANLKLGGDKQLPSSSQVSYGSTVLSVTDPARGKVWALSPSTVNGFDEEGTEPVLTGDQGMVSAVGADNRIYTADPGKGEITVTTVDANGERTDSQVTKVDELKGAGDLQIAVVGDKPVVLDAGSGNLFLPGGRKLQLQDAREAKLQQSGEDSSFVAVATRKALLKQPLDGSTAATLNADGEGVPAAPVQVSKCVHAAWSGANKYVRDCENDADDKKNDVPKASASPSYVFRVNRDLVVLNDVNSGSVWLVNQNMQLVNNWDDVVPPKNQSDDQDQESADNNTINVLPDRTKPNRAPETKPDEFGVRPGRTSILSILDNDSDPDGDVLTAAVGANGPKSGALENIYGGSAFQIKVPADAKPGTETFDYNASDGRGLSAGGQVTLRVVAPEENKPPFFKRGEPTTMLVEQGKSVSQNILTDWMDPDGDDLVLLDAKTDNDQDQVKVRRDGLLTYQDSGAAPGKKNVTITVWDGRATTTGRIVVNVQPPGALAPVVNADHVTAVVGQDLVIAPLKNDVDPNGGALRVAHVEAAGPAELGPVTDGGTFTFRSTTPGPIYLTYIASNGPQSSQGLIRVDVESGKDAGAPVAVHDVALLPVGGSVLVDPLANDSDPSGGVLVLQSVTVPDGSSASVSVIDHSVLRVTDVLGAKEPFVFSYTMSNGRGSATGTVGVVPVPAPAVVEAPQPKPDEVNVRVNDVVTIPVLDNDTHPQGEELSVDPVLAQSVPEEDGKAFISEKTLRFIAGPTPKTVRAIYNAVDPQGQKSAAAVTIHILPLEGAQNSRPQPQNLTARVVAGGSVRIPVPLDGIDPDGDSVQLTGIDSTPTMGTATAGSSFIDFVAAGDGAGTDTFRYKVIDRQGAVNTGTVTVGVAPRGEDNQKPAPVDDEVQVRPGRQIAVDATANDTDPDGDIIRILTDSIEADAGLEAQVSKTSGRVLVTAPAAEGTVNVRYSVADDRDAVGQASIRVNVKNDIPLQAPIARDDRVTSAQTLGKTAVDVPVLKNDEDPDGVGENLKVTTGLETARPGSEGNVVVDLTEQPQLVPYTVEDVDGQKSTAIIWVPGIGQQVPTLAKDEVVEMVSGQSVTVNLAEWVKVREGKSPRLTQADRIKLIGADGSDPVAGNGTALKYTAGAEYVGPGSISFEVTDGSGPDDPNGLKSTLSIRTKVLPDPNKNNPPVLLGSDVDVPKGDSASLDLEKLASDPDSDDVQNMKYELAGAAPGGFRVSIDGKTLKVSAEDSVQIGQGGTVQVKAKDPRGLEAVATYKLSLTASNRPKPVANDDLEPDAKSGNSVTVNALANDSNPFPDTPLKIISAVTETGEGTAEVNGGNVTVTPSSGFTGTMVVAYVVGDKTGETSRYATARIRLTVKDKPAAPTTPLAQSVGDQTALLTWNAPADRGSPITKYTVYGENGFKQDCPANTCTLTGLTNNVKYHFAVTATNAINESERSPVSAEVRPDVKPDTPVAPTLKFGDKQLSVAWVPPASKGSPIKSYDLEISPAPAGQNPQIQNLTGNSHVWSGLTNGVAYKVRVLARNDAKEPSEWSPYSAAETPAGVPATPAAPSVAGAGSVGDQSQLQVSWAAPNNNGDAVSAYTLTTYRGGAVVTTQSVGATSQNVTVANSEADYTFTVSATNKAGVSGVSQQSAAIRAAGKPGIVAAPTAALMETNAAGGKIRVAFNPLSQKERNGANANEISYRYALTSGAGSGAIPAGGGVIAAPNGQDTAVVVWAVSSRNPTPGDRSAASNTVNPYGVAAAPSVTGSKSSGVGDKTVSWTWNQPNGNGRPVTGYQYSLDNGGWTDTTQRSFSTTVGFSETKTLRVRAISGGQAGNIGSDTSRSGSAPPPPDPPASEIQVDASSVRTCPGKPGQTDSYTPGSPAKCGVGWVERSWGRITINCTKDIYNNGTPWYRLQGSPKDGWFVKSTTVDLYGPRPGGC, encoded by the coding sequence ATGGGGGTACTGCGGAATGCACGGCTGCCGGCATGTGTCGGTTGGCCCGGAAGTCGCTGGGGGGCGGCTGAACATCAAAGGAATTTTGGGGCTGTGAGAAATTTCTTCGGCAAGCTGGGGCTGACAAGGCGTCAAGACAAGAAGTTCATAGCGGGAACTGCTGCCACCGCGGCGGGCGCGTTGTTGATCACCGGGGCTGTACTTTACCCGGGCTTCAAGACCACGGAGGTGGACTTGAACGACGGCGGCGTATGGGTTGTGAGCAAAACCAAGAACGCTGTGGGGCGGTTGAACTACCCGTCGCGCGTTCTTGATGGGGCCGTAACTCCCGCCACCACCACTTTCGATGTCCTGCAGCATGACGGCAACGTTTTTGTCGACGACGAATCCGGTTCCACCATCAACCAGGTCTCTGCCGCGAACCTGAAGCTCGGCGGCGACAAGCAACTGCCGTCGTCGTCGCAAGTCAGCTATGGTTCCACCGTCCTTTCGGTGACCGATCCCGCCCGTGGCAAGGTGTGGGCGCTGTCTCCCTCCACGGTCAACGGCTTCGATGAAGAAGGTACCGAGCCTGTCCTGACCGGGGACCAAGGCATGGTCTCCGCAGTAGGCGCCGATAACCGCATCTACACAGCGGATCCGGGCAAGGGCGAGATCACCGTTACCACGGTGGACGCCAATGGTGAACGGACAGACTCGCAGGTCACCAAAGTGGATGAGCTCAAGGGGGCCGGCGACCTTCAGATTGCCGTCGTCGGTGATAAGCCCGTAGTCCTCGACGCCGGCTCAGGAAACCTGTTCCTGCCCGGCGGACGCAAGCTCCAGCTGCAGGATGCACGGGAAGCCAAGCTGCAGCAGAGTGGCGAGGACAGCAGCTTTGTTGCCGTTGCCACCCGCAAAGCCCTCTTGAAGCAGCCCTTGGACGGATCCACCGCTGCAACACTCAATGCCGACGGAGAAGGCGTCCCCGCAGCACCGGTGCAGGTGAGCAAGTGCGTTCACGCTGCCTGGTCCGGAGCCAACAAGTACGTCCGAGACTGCGAGAACGACGCCGACGACAAGAAGAATGACGTCCCCAAGGCCAGTGCCTCGCCCAGTTACGTTTTCCGCGTCAACCGCGACCTCGTAGTCCTCAACGATGTGAATTCCGGCAGCGTGTGGCTGGTCAACCAGAACATGCAGCTCGTCAACAACTGGGACGATGTTGTCCCGCCCAAGAACCAGTCCGACGACCAGGACCAGGAGTCCGCGGACAACAACACCATCAACGTCCTGCCGGACCGCACCAAGCCCAACCGTGCGCCTGAAACCAAACCGGACGAGTTCGGTGTCCGGCCGGGCCGGACCTCCATCCTCAGCATCCTGGACAATGATTCAGACCCCGACGGCGATGTCCTCACCGCTGCGGTAGGCGCCAACGGGCCAAAATCCGGGGCGCTGGAGAACATCTACGGTGGCTCAGCGTTCCAGATCAAGGTCCCCGCTGACGCCAAGCCGGGAACGGAAACCTTCGACTACAACGCCTCGGACGGACGCGGTTTGTCCGCCGGTGGACAGGTCACGCTGCGCGTCGTGGCTCCGGAGGAAAACAAGCCTCCCTTCTTCAAACGCGGCGAGCCCACCACCATGCTGGTGGAGCAGGGCAAGTCCGTCAGTCAGAACATCCTGACCGACTGGATGGATCCCGACGGCGACGACCTCGTCCTCCTGGACGCCAAGACGGACAACGACCAGGACCAGGTCAAGGTCCGTCGCGACGGCCTGCTCACGTACCAGGACTCTGGTGCAGCACCGGGCAAGAAGAACGTCACCATCACGGTGTGGGACGGCCGGGCCACCACGACGGGCCGGATCGTTGTCAACGTGCAGCCCCCGGGCGCCTTGGCGCCGGTGGTCAACGCCGACCACGTCACGGCCGTGGTTGGCCAGGACCTGGTCATTGCGCCCCTCAAGAACGACGTCGACCCCAATGGCGGTGCCCTCCGGGTAGCGCACGTCGAGGCTGCCGGACCGGCAGAGCTGGGTCCAGTGACCGACGGCGGTACGTTCACCTTCCGGAGCACCACACCGGGCCCGATCTACTTGACGTACATCGCCAGCAACGGGCCCCAAAGCAGCCAAGGCTTGATCCGTGTTGACGTCGAGTCCGGCAAGGACGCTGGAGCGCCCGTTGCGGTTCACGACGTCGCACTGCTCCCTGTGGGCGGCAGTGTGCTGGTGGATCCCTTGGCCAACGACTCCGATCCTTCCGGCGGCGTGCTGGTCCTCCAGTCCGTCACCGTCCCCGACGGCTCGTCAGCTTCGGTCAGCGTGATCGACCACAGCGTCCTGCGCGTTACCGATGTGCTCGGCGCGAAAGAGCCGTTCGTGTTCAGTTACACCATGTCCAACGGCCGCGGCTCGGCCACAGGCACCGTTGGCGTCGTTCCGGTGCCGGCCCCCGCCGTCGTCGAGGCCCCCCAGCCGAAACCCGACGAAGTCAACGTCCGCGTCAACGACGTCGTGACCATTCCGGTCCTGGACAACGACACGCACCCGCAAGGTGAAGAGCTCTCTGTCGATCCTGTCCTGGCACAGAGCGTCCCTGAAGAAGACGGTAAGGCCTTTATCTCCGAGAAGACCCTGCGCTTCATCGCCGGACCCACACCCAAGACCGTGCGTGCCATCTACAACGCGGTGGACCCCCAGGGCCAGAAGAGCGCAGCGGCCGTCACCATCCACATCCTGCCGCTGGAAGGCGCGCAGAACTCCCGTCCGCAGCCGCAGAACCTGACCGCGCGCGTGGTCGCCGGCGGCAGCGTCCGGATCCCGGTGCCGCTGGACGGCATCGACCCCGACGGCGACTCGGTCCAGCTCACCGGCATCGACAGCACGCCCACCATGGGAACCGCGACGGCGGGAAGCAGCTTCATCGATTTCGTCGCCGCCGGCGATGGCGCAGGAACCGACACGTTCCGCTACAAGGTGATTGACCGCCAAGGAGCGGTCAACACCGGAACGGTGACCGTCGGCGTCGCACCCCGTGGTGAAGACAACCAGAAGCCTGCCCCGGTAGACGACGAAGTGCAGGTCCGTCCTGGGCGTCAGATCGCCGTGGATGCCACCGCCAACGACACCGATCCCGACGGCGACATCATCCGCATCCTGACGGACAGCATCGAAGCCGACGCTGGCCTCGAAGCCCAGGTCAGCAAGACCAGCGGCCGCGTCCTGGTCACCGCTCCGGCCGCCGAGGGTACGGTCAACGTCCGTTACTCCGTGGCTGACGACAGGGACGCCGTGGGCCAGGCCAGCATCAGGGTGAACGTCAAGAACGACATTCCGCTGCAAGCTCCCATCGCCCGCGATGACCGCGTTACATCAGCCCAGACGCTGGGCAAGACCGCCGTCGACGTTCCGGTCCTCAAGAACGACGAGGATCCGGACGGCGTGGGGGAGAACCTCAAGGTCACCACAGGCTTGGAAACGGCTCGTCCGGGTTCTGAAGGCAACGTGGTGGTGGACCTCACCGAGCAGCCGCAGCTGGTGCCTTACACCGTTGAGGATGTAGACGGCCAGAAGTCCACGGCCATCATCTGGGTGCCGGGTATCGGGCAGCAGGTTCCGACGCTCGCCAAGGATGAAGTGGTGGAGATGGTTTCTGGCCAGTCCGTCACCGTGAACCTGGCCGAATGGGTCAAGGTCCGCGAGGGTAAGTCGCCGCGGCTCACCCAGGCGGACCGCATCAAACTCATCGGTGCCGACGGCAGCGACCCCGTAGCGGGCAATGGAACGGCCCTGAAGTACACGGCCGGCGCTGAATACGTTGGTCCCGGCTCCATCAGCTTCGAAGTCACTGATGGAAGCGGACCCGACGACCCCAACGGCTTGAAGTCGACACTGAGCATCCGCACCAAGGTGCTGCCGGATCCGAACAAGAACAACCCGCCGGTGCTGCTGGGCAGCGACGTGGACGTTCCCAAGGGTGACTCGGCCAGCCTGGACCTGGAAAAGCTCGCATCCGATCCCGATTCCGACGACGTCCAGAACATGAAGTATGAGTTGGCCGGAGCAGCACCGGGTGGATTCAGGGTGAGCATCGATGGCAAGACCCTGAAGGTCTCCGCCGAAGACTCGGTGCAGATCGGCCAGGGCGGCACGGTCCAGGTGAAAGCGAAGGACCCGCGGGGTCTTGAAGCGGTCGCGACGTACAAACTGTCACTGACGGCATCCAACCGACCCAAACCGGTGGCCAACGACGACCTTGAACCGGATGCGAAATCCGGGAATTCCGTGACGGTCAATGCGTTGGCGAACGACTCCAACCCGTTCCCGGATACGCCGCTGAAGATCATCTCGGCGGTCACTGAGACGGGCGAAGGCACAGCAGAGGTCAACGGCGGTAACGTGACCGTCACGCCGTCGTCGGGTTTCACCGGGACCATGGTTGTTGCCTACGTAGTGGGCGACAAGACGGGTGAAACCTCACGTTATGCCACGGCCCGTATCCGACTCACCGTCAAGGACAAGCCGGCCGCGCCCACCACGCCTCTGGCTCAAAGCGTGGGCGACCAGACAGCGTTGCTGACATGGAACGCGCCGGCAGATCGTGGCTCACCGATCACCAAGTACACGGTGTACGGAGAGAACGGCTTTAAGCAGGACTGCCCTGCGAACACGTGCACATTGACCGGGTTGACCAACAACGTGAAGTACCACTTTGCTGTCACCGCCACCAATGCGATCAATGAATCCGAGCGTTCTCCGGTTTCCGCCGAGGTCCGTCCGGATGTCAAGCCTGATACCCCGGTTGCTCCCACACTGAAGTTTGGTGACAAGCAACTTTCGGTTGCCTGGGTTCCCCCGGCCAGCAAGGGCTCGCCCATCAAGTCCTACGACCTTGAGATCTCGCCGGCTCCGGCCGGGCAGAATCCCCAGATCCAGAACCTCACTGGCAACAGCCATGTCTGGTCCGGACTGACTAACGGCGTGGCCTACAAGGTCCGCGTCCTGGCCCGGAACGATGCCAAGGAGCCGTCCGAGTGGAGCCCCTACTCGGCGGCGGAAACTCCTGCTGGTGTGCCGGCGACGCCTGCTGCGCCTTCCGTAGCCGGCGCTGGGTCGGTGGGTGACCAGAGCCAGCTGCAGGTCAGCTGGGCCGCGCCAAACAACAACGGCGACGCCGTGTCCGCCTACACGTTGACCACGTACCGGGGCGGGGCCGTAGTGACCACGCAGTCGGTCGGGGCGACCTCGCAAAACGTCACGGTTGCCAACAGTGAAGCCGACTACACCTTTACTGTCTCGGCAACGAACAAGGCCGGCGTCAGCGGTGTCAGCCAGCAGTCAGCGGCTATCCGCGCGGCAGGAAAGCCAGGCATCGTCGCTGCGCCCACAGCAGCCCTGATGGAGACCAACGCGGCCGGTGGCAAGATCCGCGTGGCCTTCAACCCGCTGTCACAGAAGGAACGCAACGGGGCCAACGCCAACGAGATCAGCTACCGGTATGCCCTGACGTCCGGCGCCGGCAGCGGAGCGATCCCCGCCGGCGGTGGCGTTATCGCGGCACCGAACGGCCAGGACACGGCTGTGGTGGTGTGGGCAGTATCCTCACGAAACCCCACACCTGGCGACAGGAGTGCCGCATCAAACACCGTCAATCCCTACGGTGTGGCGGCTGCCCCTAGCGTTACCGGCAGCAAGAGCAGCGGCGTCGGCGACAAGACAGTGTCCTGGACGTGGAACCAGCCCAACGGCAACGGCAGGCCCGTCACCGGCTACCAGTACAGCCTCGATAACGGCGGGTGGACAGACACAACGCAGAGAAGTTTCTCTACGACCGTGGGCTTCAGCGAAACAAAAACGTTGAGAGTCCGTGCCATCAGTGGTGGCCAGGCCGGCAACATCGGCAGCGACACCTCCCGGAGCGGATCTGCGCCGCCGCCCCCGGACCCGCCGGCATCAGAGATACAGGTGGACGCCAGCAGCGTGCGGACATGCCCCGGTAAGCCCGGTCAGACGGACAGCTACACACCTGGCAGTCCCGCGAAATGTGGTGTGGGCTGGGTAGAACGCTCCTGGGGCAGGATCACCATCAACTGCACCAAGGACATCTATAACAACGGCACGCCGTGGTACCGGCTCCAGGGTTCCCCGAAGGACGGCTGGTTCGTGAAGTCCACGACAGTGGACCTCTACGGGCCGCGCCCCGGCGGCTGCTAG
- a CDS encoding DUF58 domain-containing protein, whose product MSSSTPLTRAADSFKRATAAVSGKIRDARSPRNEPGNRPGRNGKPGKPSSLHPAAVWAEAAGTAGEFLSPAWRNVRAVWLKFVWPVLAVVSLLGWVVLAAAIGLWWAGQAWGWQEAKSAAMVAFLLFVLAIAFIVGRSAYGVVLDLARTRVAVGDDAVGSIAVSNVSTRPLLPAALELPVGSNTAVFHLPRMKPAQVHEDLFTIPTARRAVIVVGPVRSVRADPLHLLRRRVMWTEPVDLFVHPRTVSLGSSAAGFIRDLEGMPTTELSSADVSFHALRDYVPGDDRRHIHWKTTARTNKLMVRQFEETRRAHLAIALSINTDEYDSEPEFEMAISVAASIGRQAISEQRDLDVLTQKGPLRCETGRNLLDDATRIVGAPMRKNAVDLARNLSDAVPNASVVFFVVGSHVTATQLRTCAASVPPGVRSLAVRVQPGAAPTRANIADLTVLTVGDLDDLAIVLRKAAA is encoded by the coding sequence ATGTCCTCCAGCACACCCCTGACCAGGGCTGCTGACTCGTTCAAACGCGCAACGGCCGCTGTGAGCGGCAAGATTCGCGACGCCCGTTCACCCCGCAACGAACCAGGGAACCGCCCCGGCCGCAACGGGAAACCGGGCAAGCCCAGTTCCTTGCACCCGGCCGCCGTGTGGGCCGAAGCCGCGGGAACAGCCGGCGAGTTCCTCTCACCTGCTTGGCGCAACGTCCGGGCAGTGTGGCTGAAGTTCGTGTGGCCGGTCCTCGCCGTGGTGAGCCTGCTGGGCTGGGTGGTCCTCGCTGCTGCCATCGGGCTCTGGTGGGCAGGGCAGGCCTGGGGCTGGCAGGAAGCGAAGTCCGCGGCGATGGTTGCTTTCCTGCTGTTTGTCCTGGCCATTGCGTTCATTGTGGGCCGCTCGGCGTACGGCGTGGTCCTGGACCTCGCCCGCACGCGGGTAGCTGTGGGCGACGACGCTGTAGGCAGCATTGCCGTGTCCAACGTCTCCACCAGGCCGTTGTTGCCCGCAGCACTGGAGCTTCCGGTGGGCTCCAACACCGCCGTTTTCCACCTGCCGCGCATGAAGCCGGCGCAGGTGCACGAGGACCTCTTCACCATTCCAACGGCCCGGCGCGCTGTGATCGTGGTTGGTCCGGTTCGCTCGGTCCGCGCCGACCCCCTCCACCTTCTCCGCCGCCGCGTGATGTGGACCGAACCTGTGGACCTCTTTGTCCATCCCCGCACGGTGTCCTTGGGCAGCTCGGCCGCGGGCTTCATCCGCGACCTTGAAGGCATGCCCACCACTGAGTTGTCCAGCGCCGACGTCTCTTTCCATGCCCTGCGTGACTATGTTCCGGGGGACGATCGCCGCCACATCCACTGGAAGACTACAGCCCGGACCAACAAGCTCATGGTCCGCCAGTTCGAGGAAACCCGCCGTGCACACCTGGCCATTGCGCTCTCCATCAACACTGACGAATACGACTCCGAACCGGAGTTCGAAATGGCCATCTCAGTAGCGGCATCCATTGGCCGCCAGGCCATCAGCGAACAGCGCGATTTGGACGTCCTGACTCAAAAGGGACCACTCCGCTGTGAAACCGGCCGCAACCTGCTGGACGACGCCACAAGGATTGTCGGGGCGCCGATGCGGAAGAACGCCGTCGACCTCGCCAGGAACCTGTCCGACGCTGTCCCGAACGCCTCCGTGGTGTTCTTCGTCGTGGGCAGTCACGTCACCGCAACCCAGCTCCGTACTTGTGCCGCATCCGTGCCCCCTGGCGTTCGCAGCCTGGCAGTGCGGGTCCAACCCGGCGCGGCGCCGACGAGGGCCAACATCGCTGACCTGACGGTCCTCACTGTCGGCGACCTTGACGATCTGGCCATTGTTCTTCGAAAGGCGGCAGCATGA
- a CDS encoding MoxR family ATPase, with protein sequence MTMTSEQAAWFAETFEKLVANVGKAVLGKEHVIRLTFTAMLAEGHILFEDAPGTGKTSLARALAATVQGSHNRIQFTPDLLPSDVTGVTIYDQKTQKFEFHKGPVFNNIVLADEINRASPKTQSALLEVMEESRVTVDGTTYEAGRPFMVLATQNPIEQAGTYRLPEAQLDRFLIKTSIGYPDHASTVRLLGGANLKDRSKELTALITTQAVADMADLAATTHVDTAVLEYISRLCEETRNASETRLGVSVRGALAMVRAAKVWAAGQGRNFVLPDDIKELAPVVWTHRLVMDPEAEFSGATPDVVLTRVLADVAAPQQRATA encoded by the coding sequence ATGACCATGACAAGCGAGCAGGCCGCGTGGTTTGCAGAAACGTTCGAGAAGCTCGTGGCCAATGTGGGCAAGGCGGTGCTCGGCAAGGAGCACGTCATCCGGCTGACCTTCACGGCGATGTTGGCCGAGGGACATATCCTGTTTGAAGATGCACCGGGCACGGGTAAGACCTCGTTGGCCCGCGCCCTGGCTGCAACAGTCCAGGGTTCGCACAACCGTATCCAGTTCACGCCTGACCTCCTGCCGTCGGACGTGACGGGTGTGACCATCTATGACCAGAAGACCCAGAAGTTTGAATTCCACAAGGGCCCGGTGTTCAACAACATCGTCCTGGCTGATGAAATCAACCGTGCGTCGCCGAAGACCCAGTCCGCGTTGCTGGAAGTCATGGAAGAATCCCGGGTGACCGTGGATGGAACCACCTATGAGGCAGGCCGGCCGTTCATGGTGTTGGCAACCCAGAACCCGATCGAGCAGGCGGGCACGTACCGCCTGCCGGAAGCACAGCTGGACCGCTTCCTGATCAAGACGTCCATCGGCTACCCGGACCACGCCTCAACGGTGCGGTTGCTGGGCGGGGCCAACCTCAAGGACCGGTCCAAGGAGCTCACGGCGCTCATCACCACCCAGGCCGTGGCCGATATGGCAGACCTTGCGGCCACCACCCACGTGGATACGGCTGTGCTGGAGTACATCTCACGCTTGTGCGAGGAAACCCGTAACGCCTCCGAGACCCGCCTTGGTGTTTCCGTGCGTGGTGCACTTGCCATGGTTCGTGCCGCCAAGGTGTGGGCCGCGGGCCAAGGCCGCAACTTCGTGCTCCCGGACGACATTAAGGAACTGGCACCTGTGGTGTGGACCCACCGTCTGGTCATGGATCCTGAGGCGGAATTCTCCGGTGCAACACCGGACGTTGTCCTCACCCGCGTCCTGGCGGATGTCGCCGCCCCGCAGCAACGCGCCACCGCTTAG
- a CDS encoding transglutaminase domain-containing protein has product MSTAPNLRVRPRAAKGSRSTGRANRAGGGSIFADGRPLWHFAVDCGALVVLLFLGVLGFSLSFGGDPHYLIAGLGGVLLGLGIAVLNAHLRLGLLITAAVAFGAYMLFGSALAVPDSAVFGVLPSLDSLRTLLLGVVFAWKDMLTVGVPVGTANGMLIVPFLSSLLTALAAGLLTWRLKSPYWPLLPVLVLFVTGIAFSTSAGFLNVERGVSLTIVSIVWATFRRDVLRQRSTKTVSANRPDSDAGAARRGQLRRLGTAAAVIAVAVGVTAIASPIVTASDDRKVLRNTIVPPFDPRDYITPLASFRNFVKDEKDSTLFTVKGLPKDARVRLAALDAFNGLNYTMDPNSSGNFSKVGDARSLNTLADTGSPVKGTNYTLDITIEDYQGYFVPGGRHTTGMSFADTSGAASGLYFNAGTDTAVTTKGLSKGENYTVQVSDPGTLEHGQLTQYDFAKLTLPEAQEVPPIIASQANELSADAPTAIDRVRQIEAHFQKSGAFSNGLVTEGQLPSLPGHSAARVRNMLSAKQMLGDDEQYAVSMSLMLRHLGIPSRIVMGFYPDPKSPENGAGDIKITGKDVHAWVEVAFDRVGWVAFDPTPPKDNVPIPPDPENKSKPKPQVLQPPPPPQEPADLPPDSTPDALDADEKKNNPWLFWGPLLAAIGVALIPLGILALPLLLILLLKARRRKARFRDGHPAQRVGGGWNEVISLATDMGASINTKSTRRESATVIAEAFPNAGGTTTMLAHRADAAVFGAGQPSEDEVKHYWEIVDSSLTDITGSVGFWKRQQARFSPRSLLSDGRAALRRRDQATTDPSTRRRFTLPFKKDTTNE; this is encoded by the coding sequence ATGAGCACCGCACCGAATCTCCGTGTGCGTCCCCGTGCCGCGAAAGGATCCAGGTCAACAGGCCGCGCCAACCGCGCGGGCGGAGGGTCGATCTTTGCGGACGGCCGCCCGCTGTGGCACTTCGCCGTGGACTGCGGCGCCTTGGTGGTGTTGCTGTTCCTGGGAGTCCTCGGATTCAGCCTGAGTTTCGGGGGAGACCCCCACTATCTGATCGCCGGCCTGGGCGGTGTGCTCCTTGGACTGGGTATCGCGGTCCTGAACGCCCATCTTCGCCTGGGCCTGCTGATTACTGCCGCCGTGGCCTTCGGTGCCTACATGCTGTTTGGCTCCGCCCTCGCCGTTCCTGATTCAGCGGTCTTCGGCGTCCTTCCCAGCCTCGATTCGTTGCGGACACTGCTGCTGGGCGTGGTGTTTGCCTGGAAGGACATGCTGACGGTCGGCGTTCCCGTGGGCACTGCCAACGGCATGCTCATCGTGCCGTTCCTCAGCTCGCTGCTGACCGCCTTGGCCGCTGGCCTGCTGACCTGGCGGCTGAAGAGCCCGTACTGGCCTTTGCTGCCTGTGTTGGTGTTGTTCGTAACGGGTATCGCCTTCAGCACCAGCGCCGGCTTCCTCAATGTGGAGCGCGGCGTCTCCCTCACCATTGTCTCGATCGTGTGGGCGACGTTCCGCCGCGATGTCCTTCGGCAGCGGAGCACCAAGACTGTCTCGGCCAACAGGCCGGATTCCGACGCCGGTGCAGCGCGCCGCGGCCAGCTCCGCCGGTTGGGGACTGCTGCAGCCGTGATCGCCGTCGCCGTCGGCGTCACCGCCATCGCGTCGCCGATTGTCACCGCCAGCGACGACCGGAAGGTGCTGCGCAACACGATCGTCCCGCCGTTCGATCCCCGCGACTACATCACTCCTTTGGCGAGCTTCCGGAACTTCGTCAAGGACGAAAAGGACAGCACGCTGTTCACGGTTAAGGGCTTGCCGAAGGACGCTCGTGTGCGCCTGGCCGCCCTGGATGCCTTCAACGGCCTGAACTACACCATGGATCCCAACAGCTCCGGGAACTTCAGCAAGGTGGGAGACGCCCGCTCCCTCAATACGCTGGCTGACACCGGGAGCCCCGTCAAGGGCACCAACTACACGCTGGACATCACCATCGAGGACTACCAGGGGTACTTCGTTCCGGGCGGCCGGCACACCACCGGCATGAGTTTCGCGGACACGTCCGGTGCGGCGTCGGGTCTATACTTCAACGCCGGCACGGACACCGCAGTCACCACCAAGGGCCTGTCCAAAGGCGAGAACTACACGGTCCAGGTCTCCGACCCCGGCACCTTGGAGCACGGCCAGCTGACGCAGTACGACTTCGCGAAGCTGACGCTGCCGGAGGCCCAGGAGGTGCCGCCGATCATTGCCTCGCAGGCCAATGAACTGTCCGCCGATGCGCCAACGGCCATTGACCGTGTGCGGCAGATCGAAGCGCATTTCCAGAAGAGCGGTGCTTTCAGCAACGGCCTGGTGACGGAAGGACAGCTTCCCAGCCTCCCCGGCCACAGCGCCGCACGTGTACGCAACATGCTCTCCGCCAAGCAGATGCTGGGCGACGACGAACAATACGCCGTCTCCATGTCCCTCATGCTCCGGCACCTCGGCATCCCGTCGCGCATCGTGATGGGCTTCTACCCGGATCCCAAGAGCCCCGAAAACGGTGCGGGCGACATCAAGATCACGGGCAAGGACGTCCACGCCTGGGTTGAGGTGGCCTTCGACCGCGTCGGTTGGGTTGCGTTCGATCCCACCCCGCCCAAGGACAACGTGCCCATCCCGCCGGACCCGGAGAACAAGTCCAAGCCCAAGCCACAGGTGCTGCAGCCGCCGCCCCCGCCGCAGGAACCCGCGGACCTGCCGCCGGACTCCACACCGGATGCCCTGGACGCTGACGAGAAGAAAAACAACCCCTGGCTCTTCTGGGGCCCGTTGTTGGCAGCCATCGGTGTCGCGCTGATCCCGTTGGGGATACTCGCCTTGCCGCTGCTGCTCATCCTTCTGTTGAAAGCGCGACGCCGGAAGGCACGTTTCCGTGACGGCCATCCTGCCCAGCGGGTCGGCGGTGGGTGGAACGAAGTGATCAGCCTTGCCACCGACATGGGCGCCTCGATCAACACCAAGTCAACGCGGCGTGAATCGGCCACCGTTATCGCGGAGGCGTTCCCGAACGCCGGCGGCACCACCACGATGCTTGCCCACCGCGCAGACGCCGCCGTCTTTGGCGCCGGCCAGCCAAGCGAGGACGAGGTCAAGCACTATTGGGAGATCGTCGATTCGTCCTTGACCGACATCACGGGAAGCGTCGGTTTCTGGAAGCGGCAGCAGGCCCGGTTCTCGCCGCGGTCCTTGCTGTCCGATGGGCGGGCTGCCCTCCGGCGCCGGGATCAGGCGACCACCGATCCCTCGACGCGCCGTCGCTTCACCTTGCCGTTCAAGAAGGACACTACGAATGAATAA